A single genomic interval of Streptomyces graminofaciens harbors:
- a CDS encoding universal stress protein, whose product MAMDLPIVVGVDGSEPGLRAVDWAADEAALRGVPLRLVYASLWERYEGAHLAEELGKPSERVRAEDIVESAARRARLRRPEVKTTTDVVPEEPEYALLRESRNASLLVTGTRGRGALTEALLGSVSLTVAAHAHCPMIVIRGNHDNHALPATHGRIVLGVGEKPTSSAAVRFAFEEARRRGARVEAVRAWRCPAHETTDHPLLAGEPARLHEQRAAEALEAALHDAPADVRLHRRTVEGHARNVLVDASRGADLLVVGAKRRQRSFGLQLGRVTHGVLHHSTCPVVVVPEQE is encoded by the coding sequence ATGGCGATGGACCTGCCGATCGTCGTCGGCGTCGACGGCTCCGAGCCCGGCCTGCGGGCAGTGGACTGGGCGGCCGACGAGGCCGCCCTGCGCGGGGTGCCGCTGCGCCTGGTGTACGCCTCGCTGTGGGAGCGCTACGAGGGCGCCCACCTCGCCGAGGAACTGGGCAAGCCGTCCGAGCGGGTACGGGCCGAGGACATCGTGGAGAGCGCCGCCCGGCGAGCCCGCCTCCGCCGACCCGAGGTGAAGACCACCACCGATGTAGTGCCCGAGGAACCCGAGTACGCGCTGCTGAGGGAGAGCCGGAACGCCTCTCTACTGGTGACGGGCACCCGGGGCCGCGGTGCCCTCACCGAGGCGCTGCTCGGCTCGGTCAGCCTGACCGTGGCCGCCCATGCGCACTGCCCGATGATCGTCATCCGTGGCAACCACGACAACCATGCCCTGCCCGCCACCCACGGTCGTATCGTCCTCGGCGTGGGGGAGAAGCCGACGTCCTCGGCGGCGGTGCGCTTCGCCTTCGAGGAGGCACGGCGACGCGGGGCGCGCGTCGAAGCCGTACGGGCCTGGCGGTGCCCCGCGCACGAGACCACCGATCACCCTCTGCTGGCAGGAGAGCCCGCGCGCCTGCACGAGCAGCGGGCCGCGGAGGCCCTGGAGGCGGCGCTGCATGACGCTCCCGCCGATGTCCGGCTGCACCGCCGTACGGTCGAGGGCCACGCCCGGAACGTGCTGGTCGACGCCTCGCGCGGCGCCGACCTGCTGGTCGTCGGAGCCAAGCGCCGGCAGCGGAGCTTCGGACTGCAGCTCGGCCGGGTGACCCACGGGGTACTGCATCACTCCACCTGCCCGGTCGTGGTCGTGCCCGAGCAGGAGTGA
- a CDS encoding zinc-dependent alcohol dehydrogenase: protein MKAAVVRAFGAPLVIEERPDPEPGPGQVRVRVEASGLCHTDIHAAHGDWPVKPNPPFVPGHEGVGLVEKLGDGVTHLSVGQRVAVPWLGRACGRCEHCLSGWETLCEQQINTGYGCDGGYAEKMLAWADFAQPVPEGVTAVDAAPLTCAGVTTYKALKIAEVRPAQLVAISGIGGLGHLALQYAKIAGATVAAIDVTDEKLELAAELGADIVIDARKENIGEVLKRHGGAHAAIALAVNDAAFAAVNAGLRRGGKLVMVALPAHGTVQVPIFDTVLNGTSVIGSIVGTRQDLAEVFRLHAAGRTRVICETRPLASVNDSIDDVLRGQVTARIVFDLGAGR from the coding sequence ATGAAGGCAGCGGTCGTACGAGCATTCGGTGCACCCCTGGTCATCGAGGAACGCCCCGACCCCGAGCCCGGCCCCGGCCAGGTCCGCGTCCGCGTCGAGGCGTCCGGGCTGTGCCACACCGACATCCACGCCGCCCACGGCGACTGGCCCGTCAAACCGAACCCACCGTTCGTCCCCGGTCATGAGGGCGTCGGCCTCGTCGAGAAGCTCGGCGACGGCGTCACCCACCTGAGCGTCGGACAGCGGGTCGCCGTGCCCTGGCTCGGCAGGGCCTGCGGACGCTGCGAGCACTGCCTGTCCGGCTGGGAGACGCTGTGCGAGCAGCAGATCAACACCGGCTACGGCTGTGACGGCGGGTACGCCGAGAAGATGCTCGCCTGGGCCGACTTCGCACAGCCGGTGCCCGAGGGCGTCACCGCCGTCGACGCCGCCCCACTGACCTGCGCCGGCGTGACCACGTACAAGGCGCTCAAAATCGCCGAGGTGCGGCCCGCGCAGCTGGTCGCGATCTCCGGGATCGGCGGCCTCGGCCACCTCGCCTTGCAGTACGCCAAGATCGCCGGCGCCACGGTGGCCGCGATCGACGTCACCGACGAGAAGCTCGAACTCGCCGCCGAACTCGGTGCCGACATCGTCATCGACGCCCGCAAGGAGAACATCGGCGAGGTCCTCAAGCGGCACGGCGGCGCCCACGCGGCCATCGCGCTCGCGGTGAACGACGCGGCCTTCGCGGCCGTCAACGCGGGTCTGCGGCGCGGAGGCAAGCTCGTCATGGTCGCCCTGCCCGCCCACGGCACCGTCCAGGTCCCGATCTTCGACACGGTCCTGAACGGTACGAGCGTGATCGGTTCGATCGTGGGCACCCGGCAGGACCTCGCCGAGGTCTTCCGGCTGCACGCGGCCGGCCGGACCAGGGTGATCTGCGAGACCCGCCCGCTGGCCTCGGTCAACGACTCCATCGACGACGTGCTGCGCGGCCAGGTCACGGCCCGGATCGTCTTCGACCTCGGCGCGGGACGGTGA
- a CDS encoding universal stress protein — translation MLRTITVGLDGSSESRAAAEWAAREAQVRDLALKIVHIWEPVPEPIAQAPLLVRETHRHWTERIPREAADGIRLRHPGVEVTSEHVAGRPSEILIEEAKNAELLVLGSRGLSGIGGFMVGSVGLAVVAHAERPVVLVRALEQAADEHEMDPAGIPSAASPFRPVVLGLDIENPDETLIEFALDAALRRATSLRVVHGWNAPPYYAYGLSADLELHEALARRETTALTEVLGPWRKKFPDVEVTEESHYGTPGHHLVDASREASLVVVGRRIRRSPFGAHIGPVAHAVLHHSTAPVAVVPHH, via the coding sequence ATGCTCCGCACCATCACCGTAGGCCTCGACGGCTCGTCCGAGAGCCGGGCCGCCGCCGAGTGGGCCGCTCGCGAGGCGCAGGTCCGCGACCTCGCACTGAAGATCGTCCACATCTGGGAGCCCGTACCGGAGCCCATCGCCCAGGCGCCGCTCCTGGTCCGCGAGACCCACCGGCACTGGACCGAGCGCATCCCCCGCGAGGCCGCCGACGGCATCAGGCTGCGCCACCCCGGCGTCGAGGTGACCAGCGAGCACGTCGCAGGCCGCCCGAGCGAGATCCTGATCGAGGAGGCGAAGAACGCCGAACTGCTCGTCCTGGGCTCCCGGGGCCTCAGCGGGATCGGCGGGTTCATGGTCGGCTCCGTGGGCCTCGCCGTCGTCGCCCACGCGGAGCGCCCCGTGGTGCTGGTCCGTGCCCTGGAGCAGGCCGCGGACGAGCACGAGATGGACCCGGCCGGCATCCCGTCTGCAGCGAGCCCGTTCCGGCCCGTCGTCCTCGGCCTCGACATCGAAAACCCGGACGAGACGCTGATCGAGTTCGCCCTCGACGCCGCCCTGCGCCGCGCCACCTCCCTGCGGGTCGTCCACGGCTGGAACGCGCCGCCGTACTACGCCTACGGGCTCTCCGCGGACCTGGAACTCCACGAGGCCCTGGCCCGGCGCGAGACCACCGCCCTGACCGAGGTCCTGGGCCCGTGGCGGAAGAAGTTCCCGGACGTCGAGGTCACCGAGGAGTCCCACTACGGCACCCCCGGCCACCACCTCGTCGACGCGTCCCGCGAGGCCTCGCTGGTCGTCGTGGGCCGCCGCATCCGCCGCAGCCCCTTCGGCGCCCACATCGGCCCCGTCGCCCACGCCGTCCTGCACCACTCGACCGCCCCCGTCGCTGTCGTGCCCCACCACTGA
- a CDS encoding SulP family inorganic anion transporter, with protein MALKAGGNGSRWRRWAPGVVALLGYRRAWLAGDLLAGATVAAYLVPQVMAYAGVAGLPPVAGLWAILPALACYALFGSSRLLSVGPESTTALMTATVVAPLAAGDSGRYASLAAALAVTVGLLCLVARAVRLGFLADLLSRPVLVGYLAGVALIMMVDQLPKLTGVRKSGTEFFPQLWFFLSHLADTHLATVVFSATVLAFLFVTARYVRAVPGPLLAVVLGTAAVAVFDLDDRYGIKVIGEVPSGLPGFAVPDLGELPHLVLPALGVLLVAYTDFILTARAFDDRDEEGPGLDADQEFLALGTANLGAGVLHGFPVSSSASRTALAASAGARSQAYALVAGAAVLAVLLLLSPLLTHTPSAVLGALVVYAAVRMIDLAGFRRLASFRRRELLLALGCLAGVLALDILYGVIVAVGLSVAELLTRVARPHDAVEGLVPGVAGMHDVDDYPEARTIPGLLVYRYDSPLFFANAENFRRRALAAVDEQLDPVRWFVLNAEANVEVDITALDAVDELRHTLARRGIEFALARVKQDLLDDLEAYGLADSVGEDRIFPTLPTAVTAYRAWLDRQ; from the coding sequence ATGGCCCTGAAGGCGGGCGGGAACGGATCGAGGTGGCGTCGGTGGGCGCCCGGGGTCGTGGCCCTTCTCGGCTACCGGCGTGCGTGGCTGGCGGGTGATCTGCTCGCCGGCGCCACCGTGGCCGCGTATCTGGTGCCGCAGGTCATGGCGTACGCGGGCGTGGCCGGGCTGCCGCCGGTCGCCGGGCTGTGGGCGATCCTCCCGGCTCTCGCGTGCTACGCCCTGTTCGGTTCCTCGCGGCTGCTGTCGGTCGGCCCCGAGTCCACGACCGCCCTGATGACGGCCACGGTGGTCGCACCGCTCGCCGCCGGGGACTCCGGGCGCTACGCGTCATTGGCGGCGGCCCTCGCGGTCACGGTCGGCCTGCTGTGCCTGGTGGCCCGGGCGGTGCGGTTGGGCTTCCTGGCGGACCTGCTGTCCCGTCCCGTCCTGGTCGGCTATCTCGCGGGCGTCGCGCTCATCATGATGGTGGACCAGCTCCCCAAACTCACCGGCGTACGGAAGTCCGGCACGGAGTTCTTCCCCCAACTGTGGTTCTTCCTAAGCCACTTGGCGGACACACACCTGGCCACCGTCGTCTTCTCCGCCACCGTACTCGCGTTCCTCTTCGTGACGGCCCGTTACGTCCGAGCTGTGCCCGGCCCGCTGCTGGCCGTCGTCCTCGGCACCGCCGCCGTGGCGGTCTTCGACCTCGACGACCGGTACGGGATCAAGGTGATCGGTGAGGTCCCGTCCGGCCTGCCCGGCTTCGCCGTCCCGGACCTGGGCGAGCTGCCGCACCTCGTGCTGCCCGCACTCGGCGTACTCCTCGTCGCCTACACCGACTTCATCCTCACCGCCCGCGCGTTCGACGACCGCGACGAGGAAGGCCCCGGGCTCGACGCCGACCAGGAGTTCCTGGCCCTGGGCACGGCCAACCTCGGCGCCGGGGTCCTGCACGGCTTCCCGGTGAGCAGCAGCGCCAGCCGCACCGCGCTCGCGGCCTCCGCGGGTGCCCGCAGCCAGGCGTACGCGCTGGTCGCCGGGGCCGCGGTACTCGCCGTGCTGCTCCTGCTCAGCCCGCTCCTGACGCACACCCCTTCGGCCGTGCTCGGCGCGCTCGTGGTCTACGCGGCGGTCCGCATGATCGACCTCGCCGGCTTCCGCCGACTGGCGTCATTCCGCCGCCGCGAACTGCTCCTGGCCCTGGGCTGCCTGGCCGGAGTACTCGCCCTGGACATCCTGTACGGGGTGATCGTGGCCGTCGGGCTGTCGGTGGCCGAGCTGCTGACCCGGGTCGCCCGCCCGCACGACGCGGTGGAGGGGCTGGTCCCCGGTGTGGCCGGCATGCACGACGTCGACGACTACCCCGAGGCCCGCACGATCCCCGGGCTCCTCGTCTACCGCTACGACTCCCCGCTCTTCTTCGCCAACGCGGAGAACTTCCGGCGCCGCGCCCTGGCCGCCGTCGACGAACAGCTTGACCCCGTCCGTTGGTTCGTCCTCAACGCCGAGGCCAACGTCGAGGTGGACATCACCGCCCTCGACGCGGTCGACGAACTGCGGCACACACTGGCCCGCCGGGGCATCGAGTTCGCCCTCGCCCGCGTGAAGCAGGATCTGCTGGACGACCTGGAGGCGTACGGCCTCGCGGACTCGGTCGGCGAAGACCGAATCTTCCCGACCCTCCCCACGGCCGTGACCGCGTACCGCGCGTGGCTCGACCGTCAGTAG
- a CDS encoding Crp/Fnr family transcriptional regulator — MNAPPTPSMLRTLSAEHRQRLMRLARDVSIPVGTRLFEEGGRADRFWIIRTGTIELDMRVPGRRAAVIESLGHNELVGWSWLFPPHAWQMGAEATTPIRAYEFDAVAVRSMCQDDPALGNDVGLWVGQVLAHRLRSARTRLLNLYAPYGAGSVI, encoded by the coding sequence ATGAACGCTCCCCCCACCCCCAGCATGCTGCGCACGCTCTCTGCCGAGCACCGTCAGCGGCTCATGCGCCTGGCCAGGGATGTGTCCATCCCCGTGGGAACGCGTCTGTTCGAGGAGGGCGGCCGCGCCGACCGCTTCTGGATCATCCGCACCGGCACGATCGAACTCGACATGCGGGTGCCGGGCCGACGGGCGGCGGTCATCGAGAGTCTCGGGCACAATGAGCTGGTCGGCTGGTCCTGGCTCTTCCCACCGCACGCCTGGCAGATGGGAGCCGAGGCGACCACTCCGATACGGGCCTACGAGTTCGACGCCGTCGCCGTCCGGTCCATGTGCCAGGACGACCCGGCCCTGGGCAATGACGTCGGCCTGTGGGTGGGCCAGGTGCTGGCCCACCGTCTGCGCTCGGCCCGGACACGTCTGCTCAACCTGTACGCCCCGTACGGCGCCGGCAGCGTCATCTGA
- a CDS encoding CBS domain-containing protein, which yields MHGTPHIVSDVMTHTVAAVGRGATFKEIVQLMRDWKISALPVVEGEGRVVGVVSEADLLPKEEFRDSDPDRYTQLRRLSDLAKAGGVTAEELMTSPALTVRPDTTLAQAARTMARAKVKRLPVVDAVGMLEGIVSRADLLKVFLRTDEEITEEVRREIVSYLFPAPTSSVRVEVRDGVVKLVGHVRDTSLVPVAARLVRAVEGVVDVAFDLTRPGEPAQAPTDGTEGVRPA from the coding sequence ATGCACGGCACCCCGCACATCGTCAGCGATGTCATGACCCACACGGTCGCCGCGGTCGGCCGCGGAGCGACCTTCAAGGAGATCGTTCAGCTCATGCGGGACTGGAAGATCAGTGCCCTGCCCGTCGTCGAGGGTGAGGGCCGTGTCGTCGGCGTCGTCTCCGAGGCGGACCTCCTGCCCAAGGAGGAGTTCCGCGACAGCGACCCCGACCGGTACACCCAGCTGCGCCGCCTGTCCGACCTGGCGAAGGCGGGCGGGGTGACCGCCGAGGAACTCATGACCTCCCCCGCCCTCACCGTGCGCCCGGACACCACGCTCGCCCAGGCCGCCCGCACCATGGCCCGGGCCAAGGTCAAGCGGCTCCCGGTGGTCGATGCCGTGGGGATGCTCGAAGGCATCGTCAGCCGCGCCGACCTGCTCAAGGTCTTCCTCCGCACCGACGAGGAGATCACCGAGGAGGTCCGCCGCGAGATCGTGTCCTACCTCTTCCCCGCACCTACCTCGTCCGTGCGTGTGGAGGTGCGGGACGGCGTCGTGAAGCTCGTGGGCCACGTCCGCGACACCTCACTGGTGCCGGTGGCGGCACGCCTGGTCCGCGCGGTCGAAGGGGTCGTGGACGTGGCGTTCGACCTCACACGCCCCGGTGAGCCGGCACAAGCGCCGACAGACGGAACCGAGGGTGTCCGTCCCGCATGA
- a CDS encoding pyridoxamine 5'-phosphate oxidase family protein, whose amino-acid sequence MVQNDAFRALDRQECLRLLAKVPVGRVVYTRQALPAVLPVNFVLDTDASVLLCTSAASELARAIDGVVVAFEGDELDPVTRSGWSVVVTGRAAVVTDSAEHERLSRSGPTSWMPMRDEVFVRITSEMVTGRELTGTRTTM is encoded by the coding sequence ATGGTTCAGAACGATGCTTTTCGCGCTCTCGACCGGCAGGAGTGCCTGCGCCTGTTGGCCAAGGTGCCGGTCGGCCGCGTGGTGTACACCCGGCAGGCGCTGCCCGCGGTGCTCCCGGTCAACTTCGTCCTCGACACCGATGCCTCCGTCCTGCTGTGCACGTCGGCGGCCTCCGAGCTCGCGCGCGCGATCGACGGCGTCGTGGTCGCATTCGAGGGGGACGAGTTGGATCCGGTCACCCGGTCCGGCTGGAGCGTCGTCGTCACCGGGCGGGCCGCCGTGGTGACCGACTCGGCCGAGCACGAACGCCTGTCCCGCAGCGGCCCCACCTCCTGGATGCCGATGCGGGACGAAGTCTTCGTGCGGATCACCTCCGAGATGGTCACCGGACGCGAACTCACCGGGACACGAACCACCATGTGA
- a CDS encoding enolase C-terminal domain-like protein encodes MGQPTVTAFSVYPVAGRDSMELNLSGAHGPYFTRNVVVLTDSEGRTGLGEVPGGEKITQTLRDAEPLVLGAKVGDYKRVLRKIGDRFADRDTGGRGAQTFDLRTTVHTVTAVESALLDLLGQHLDVPVAALLGDGQQRDSVRVLGYLFYVGDPDRTDLEYVREPGSPVEWYRIRHEEALTPEAIVRQAEAVYDLYGFRDFKLKGGVLEGAEEVRAVHALKDRFPAARITLDPNGAWSLREAIELCRPLVGTLAYAEDPCGAEGGYSGREVLAEFRRATGLPTATNMIATDWRQMAHALTLQSVSIPLADPHFWTMQGSVRVAQLCNAMGLTWGCHSNNHFDISLAMVTHCGAAAPGEYNALDTHWIWQEGLERLTVTPPRIVGGEIAVPNAPGLGVHLDMDRLLAAHDLYREKTLGARDDAVTMQYLLPGWEFDGKRPCLVR; translated from the coding sequence ATCGGACAGCCGACCGTCACGGCGTTCTCCGTCTACCCGGTCGCCGGGCGGGACAGCATGGAGCTGAACCTGTCCGGCGCGCACGGCCCCTACTTCACCCGCAACGTCGTAGTCCTCACCGACTCCGAGGGACGCACCGGGCTGGGGGAGGTGCCCGGCGGCGAGAAGATCACACAGACCCTCCGTGACGCCGAACCCCTCGTCCTCGGGGCGAAGGTGGGCGACTACAAGCGCGTCCTGCGCAAGATCGGCGACCGGTTCGCCGACCGCGACACCGGCGGACGGGGCGCCCAGACCTTCGACCTGCGGACCACCGTCCACACGGTCACCGCCGTCGAGTCGGCGCTGCTCGACCTCCTCGGGCAACACCTCGACGTGCCCGTCGCGGCGCTCCTGGGCGACGGCCAACAGCGGGACTCGGTTCGGGTGCTGGGCTATCTCTTCTATGTCGGCGACCCGGACCGGACCGACCTGGAGTACGTCCGTGAACCCGGCTCCCCGGTGGAGTGGTACCGGATCCGGCACGAGGAGGCCCTGACCCCGGAGGCGATCGTCCGCCAGGCAGAGGCGGTCTACGACCTCTACGGCTTCCGGGACTTCAAGCTCAAGGGGGGTGTCCTGGAGGGCGCCGAGGAGGTCAGGGCCGTACACGCCCTCAAGGACCGCTTCCCCGCGGCCCGGATCACCCTCGACCCGAACGGCGCGTGGTCACTGCGCGAGGCGATCGAGCTGTGCCGGCCCTTGGTGGGCACGCTCGCCTACGCCGAGGACCCCTGCGGAGCCGAAGGCGGCTACTCCGGACGGGAGGTCCTCGCCGAGTTCCGCCGCGCCACCGGCCTTCCCACCGCGACCAACATGATCGCCACCGACTGGCGCCAAATGGCCCACGCCCTGACCCTTCAGTCGGTCTCCATCCCGTTGGCCGACCCGCACTTCTGGACCATGCAGGGTTCGGTGCGCGTGGCGCAGCTGTGCAACGCGATGGGACTGACCTGGGGCTGCCACTCCAACAACCACTTCGACATCTCCCTGGCCATGGTGACCCACTGCGGTGCCGCGGCTCCGGGCGAGTACAACGCCCTGGACACCCACTGGATCTGGCAGGAAGGGCTGGAACGGCTCACCGTCACGCCACCGCGCATCGTCGGCGGCGAGATCGCCGTCCCGAACGCCCCGGGCCTCGGCGTCCACCTCGACATGGACCGGCTCCTCGCGGCCCACGACCTCTACCGGGAGAAGACGTTGGGGGCACGCGACGATGCCGTCACCATGCAATACCTCCTCCCTGGCTGGGAGTTCGACGGCAAGCGTCCCTGTCTGGTGCGGTAG
- a CDS encoding gluconate:H+ symporter: protein MPLLVVGISVLILLLLMTRLKLNGFAALLLVAVGVALVRGIPVATIPDVLSEGIGGQIGDTMLTIGLGAMVGRVMGDSGAAQRIAGKLLDAFGPRWVQVAMVVTSMLIGVTMFYEVAFIIIVPIAFTLVRVTGAKLLWVGLPMSIALSTMHSFLPPHPGPTAVAATFHASVGLTLFYGLFIAVPAGALIALTWPRLPFVRAMDPAIPKGLVSEREFTDEDMPGLGWALFVALFPVVLIVAAAVTDMATSTESPFLNFVAFVGSAPIALLLTLCLAIWAFGPRIGRSLEEVGASCTSAAKAMAMILLVIGAGGAFKNVLVEGGISDYIKDATDSWSISPIVLAWLVAVILRIALGSATVAVVTASGVVLPLLAGSGVHPEMMVLAVACGSIACSHVNDPGFWLFKEYFNLSVIEAIKVRTTYTTVLAVLGLCGVLVAEWALDILNL, encoded by the coding sequence ATGCCCCTGCTCGTAGTGGGGATCAGTGTCCTGATCCTGCTGCTGCTCATGACCAGGCTCAAACTCAACGGCTTCGCGGCCCTCCTGCTCGTTGCGGTCGGCGTCGCACTGGTCCGGGGAATTCCGGTGGCGACCATCCCGGACGTCCTCTCCGAAGGCATCGGGGGCCAGATCGGCGACACCATGCTCACCATCGGACTCGGCGCCATGGTCGGCCGCGTCATGGGAGACTCCGGCGCCGCACAGCGGATAGCCGGCAAGCTCCTCGACGCCTTCGGCCCGCGCTGGGTCCAGGTGGCCATGGTGGTCACGTCCATGCTGATCGGCGTGACCATGTTCTACGAGGTCGCCTTCATCATCATCGTGCCCATCGCGTTCACCCTGGTCAGGGTCACCGGGGCGAAGCTGCTGTGGGTCGGCCTGCCGATGTCCATCGCGCTGTCCACCATGCACAGCTTCCTGCCGCCGCACCCCGGCCCCACCGCCGTCGCCGCGACCTTCCACGCCTCCGTCGGACTGACGCTGTTCTACGGCTTGTTCATCGCCGTTCCCGCCGGTGCGCTCATCGCTCTGACCTGGCCCCGCCTTCCCTTCGTCAGGGCGATGGACCCGGCCATTCCCAAGGGCCTGGTCAGCGAGCGCGAGTTCACCGACGAGGACATGCCCGGCCTCGGCTGGGCGCTGTTCGTCGCGCTCTTCCCCGTGGTGCTGATCGTGGCCGCCGCCGTGACCGACATGGCCACCTCCACCGAGAGCCCGTTCCTGAACTTCGTCGCCTTCGTCGGCTCGGCACCGATCGCGCTGCTGCTGACCCTGTGCCTGGCGATCTGGGCGTTCGGGCCGCGGATCGGCCGGAGCCTGGAGGAGGTCGGCGCCTCATGCACCTCGGCGGCTAAGGCGATGGCGATGATCCTTCTGGTGATCGGCGCCGGCGGGGCCTTCAAGAACGTCCTCGTCGAAGGGGGGATCTCCGACTACATCAAGGACGCCACGGACAGCTGGTCCATCTCGCCGATCGTCCTCGCCTGGCTCGTCGCCGTCATCCTCCGCATCGCGCTCGGCTCGGCGACGGTCGCCGTCGTCACGGCCTCCGGCGTGGTGCTGCCGCTGCTGGCGGGCAGCGGGGTCCACCCGGAGATGATGGTGCTCGCCGTCGCCTGCGGTTCCATCGCCTGCTCCCACGTCAACGACCCGGGATTCTGGCTGTTCAAGGAGTACTTCAACCTCTCGGTCATCGAAGCGATCAAGGTCCGTACCACCTATACGACGGTGCTCGCCGTCCTCGGCCTGTGCGGCGTCCTGGTCGCCGAGTGGGCCCTCGACATCCTCAACCTCTGA